The Hippea alviniae EP5-r region GATTGCCACTATCTAAACAGTGAAGATGCAGAAGCTCAAGATGCTCTGCTCTGTGTTCAGACAAACAAACTCATAAGCGATGAAGATAGAATGAGAATGGGTTCAAATGAGTTTTATTTCAAAACAGAAGAAGAGATGCTCGAAGTATTTAAAGATAACCCTGAGTTTGTTCACAACTCTGGCTATATAGCTGATATGTGCAATGTTGAACTTGAGATAGGAAAACTCACACCGCCGCATTACAAAACACCCGATGGCAGCGATGAGAGAGAGTATTTAAGAAGACTCGCCTATGAAGGGTTGGAGATTAAGACAAAAGGCTTTAATGAAGATAAAAGGGAGCTTTACAGAAAAAGGCTTGAACATGAGCTAAATATAATAGAACAGATGGGTTTTTCTGGATACTTTTTAATCGTTTGGGACTTTATCAACTATGCTAAAAAGAACAAGATTCCCGTAGGTCCAGGTAGAGGCTCAGCAGCAGGCAGTCTTGTCTCATACTGCATAGGCATAACAGATATTGACCCGATAAAGTATAACCTTCTTTTTGAGCGATTTTTGAATCCAGAAAGGGTAACAATGCCCGATATCGATGTTGACTTCTGTGCAGTAAGAAGGGACGAAGTTATACATTATGTTAGAGAAAAGTACGGCGAGCATAATGTTGCTCAAGTTATCACATTTGGAACAATGAAGGCAAAGGCTGTTGTCAGGGATGTGGCAAGGGTTTTAGGCTTTCCTTACAAAGAAGCAGACAGAATTGCAAAGATGATTCCCGGCGACGAAACACTTGATGGTGCGATTAAGTCGAATCCACAGCTTAAAAGTGAGATTGAGAAGAGTGATGAAGTTAAGAAGCTGTTTGAAATATCCAAGGTTTTGGAAGGCGTTAAAAGACATGCGTCTATTCATGCAGCTGGTGTTGTTATCTCGACTGAGCCCATTTACAAAAAATGCCCACTCTATAAAGCACCGGGTGAAGATACGATAGCAACCCAATTTTCAAAGGATTTGCTTGAAGATATTGGACTGATAAAATTTGACTTCTTGGGACTTAAAAACTTAACAGTTATTGATGAGACGGTAAGGCAGATAGGTGATGATTTTGATATATCAAAAATCCCGCTTGATGATGAGAAAACATTTGAGCTTCTAAGAAGTGGTGATACACTTGGCGTATTTCAGCTTGAATCTTCTGGCATGCAGAGACTTATAACAGAGTTAAAGCCAACCGTATTTGAAGACTTGATAGCCCTTGTTGCTTTGTATAGACCAGGACCCTTAGGCAGCGGTATGGTTCAGGATTTTATAGACAGAAAGCATGGTAAAAAACCTATCGAGTATCCACTGCCAGAGCTTGAAGATATACTAAAAGACACATACGGCATAATTCTCTATCAGGAACAGGTTATGCAGATAGCAAGTAAACTGGCAGGTTATTCACTTGGTGAAGCAGATATTTTAAGAAGGGCGATGGGTAAAAAGAAGAAGGAAGTCATGGAAGAGCAGCGTGGCATATTTGTAAGCAGAGCCGTTGAAAGGGGAATAGACAAAGCAAAAGCTGAAGAGATTTTTGACTTAATGGCTAAGTTTGCAGAGTATGGTTTTAACAAGTCTCACTCTGCAGCCTATGCTTATATTGCCTATCAGACAGCTTATCTAAAAGCTCACTATCCTGCCTACTTCATGAGCGCATTGCTGACAAGCGAAAAGAACAATACAGACCAGATAGCCAAATACATAGAAGAGTGCAACAGAATGCATATAACTGTTCTGCCGCCAGATATAAATGACAGTTTCCATGATTTTGCCGTTGCTGAAAAGGATGGAGAGAAAGTAATACGCTTTGGGTTTTCTGCTATAAAGAATGTGGGTGATGCGGCAATAGAGAACATTATAGAAACAAGAAAAGAAGGTAAGTTTAAGGATATTTTTGATTTTCTAAAAAAGGTTGATACGCGAAAGGTTAATAAAAAGGTCATAGAGAGCTTAATAAAGAGTGGGTGCTTTGACTCACTCGGCACAGATAGAGCAACGCTGCTTGCCAATCTGGATACAATATTAGATTGGGCAAACGAAAAGACAAAAAAGAGCACAAAAAAGATGCCTTCTCTATTTGGAGCAGTAAAGGAAGAGAAGGAGAACTATCCTGAGCTTAAAAAGGTTGATAATGTGTCAGAAGAGAAGATTTTGGAGTATGAGAGAGAGCTTTTGGGCTTTTTTGTTAGTGCCAACCCTATATCTAAGTATAAAAATTTGATAGAAGCCATAGTTAACGCAACAAGCCAAACGGCAAAGGAGAAGTTTGACAGCGAACTTATAATGGCAGGTATCCCTGTATCTGTTAGAAAGACAAGAACAAAAAGGAAAGAGACGATGGCTTTTGTTAAATTTATGGACATAGACGGCACATTTGAAGCCACAGTTTTTCCTGCACTTTACAAAGATAAAGGCGAGCTGTTTGAGAAGAATAAGCTGCTTATAGTATTGGGAAATTTAGACCCTACAACAGAAAAGGCCAATCTAATAGTTAAAGATATAATAGAATACGACAAGATTGATGAGTTTGTTAGAAGTGTTGAGCTAATCTTGGCAGAAAAAGACATAGAAATCATAGACAAGCTAAAGACGATTGTTGAAAGGAATAAAGGAGATAAACCGCTCTATATAAGATTTAAAGAGAATGATAATCTATACACTATACAGACACTTATGAAAATAGCGATAAACAATATACTTTTAGATGCTCTGAAGCGTTATAATGTAAGATACAGATTTAAACTAAATGAGGAGTTTGGTGTATGAAAATCTTAATTACAGGTGTTGCTGGTTTTATAGGTTTTCATCTTGCAAATAGACTTGCAAGTGAAGGCTTTGATGTGTTTGGTATAGATAACATAAATGACTATTACGATGTAAGCTTAAAGTATGGAAGGCTGAAAGAGTCTGGTTTCGAAGGAAGTTTTGAGTATGGTAAGGTGTTTAAATCAAGCAAGTATGAGTCATATAGATTCTCAAAAGTGGATTTAAAGGATAAAGAGAGTATAGATAGACTGTTTAGAGAAGAGAAGTTTGATGCTGTATGTAATTTAGCTGCACAGGCTGGTGTTAGGTACTCTCTAAAAAACCCTTACTCTTACATTGACAGCAATATATATGGTTTTTTGAATATACTTGAAGCGTGCAGGCATTTTGAAGTTGAAAATCTGTGTTTTGCTTCATCTTCAAGCGTTTATGGACTGAATAAAAAGCAGCCGTTCTCTGAAAAGGATAATGTTGACCATCCGATAAGTTTGTATGCTGCAACAAAGAAATCCAATGAGCTTATGGCTCATACCTATAGCTACCTTTATGGGGTAAGGGCAACTGGTTTGAGATTCTTTACAGTTTATGGTCCATGGGGAAGGCCGGACATGGCTCTGTTTAAGTTTGTTAAAAATATTTTGGAAGATAAGCCCATCGATGTTTATAACTATGGCAAAATGGAAAGAGACTTTACCTACATTGATGATATAATCGAAGGTGTGGTAAGAGTGATAAAAAACCCAGCAAAACCAAACGATAACTGGGATGCTTTAAATCCAGACCCATCATCATCGAAGGTGGCTTACAAGATTTACAACATAGGCAATAACTCGCCTGTTAAGTTAGACCGCTTCATTGAGATAATAGAGAAGGAACTGGGTAAAAAGGCAAAAAGAAACCTTATGCCCATGCAGCCGGGCGATGTTGAGTCAACCTATGCCGATGTATCGGCTTTGATTGAAGATTTAGACTACAAACCATATACGCCACCCGAAGTAGGAATAAAAAGGTTTATAGAATGGTATCGTTCGTTCTATAAAATTTAACCGTTAATTAATTAATTTTTAACCAAAATTTATTGACAAAATCATAATAATACTATAATTTAAAAATGAAGGGGGTGAGATTTAATTTTTATCACCTAATTAATTTTTTGTGTTGGAGGTGTTTTTATGCGTAAGTTGGGCTATCTTGTCTTGGCTATTATGTTTCTTGTTTTAGGATTGGGTTTTAAGGCTCAGTCAAAAATTACCTTTGTAACCATCGGAACAGGTGGGGTTACAGGTGTTTATTATCCTGCTGGTGGTGCTATATCTAAGATGGTTAACGCCAAGTTTAAGCAGTATCACATTAAGATGACCGTCGAGTCAACGGGTGGTTCTGTTTACAATATTAATGCTGTTTTGAGTGGAGACTTGGACTTTGGAATTTGCCAGTCTGATAGGCAATATGAAGCTTGGCATGGTCTTGCGGAGTGGAAGAATAAAGGTCCTCAGAAGAATTTAAGAAGTGTTTTTGCTTTACATCCCGAGTCTATTACGCTTGTTGCAAGTGTTGATAGCGGTATAAAGAGCGTATATGATTTGAAGGGTAAAAGGGTTAATCTTGGAAATCCAGGCTCTGGTCA contains the following coding sequences:
- the dnaE gene encoding DNA polymerase III subunit alpha, giving the protein MSFVHLHNHSEYSLLDGASRIDRMIDKAVKSNMKAVALTDHGNMFGALEFYKTAKAKGIKPILGFEGYISPTKLDDRQTKGNYHITLLAKNNKGYENLMYLCSIGFLKGFYYKPRIDKELLREYSKGIIAGSACLHGEVQFKLLSGDYEGAKKAVYEYKEIFGKDNFFLEIMRHGLEDQEKIDKELIRLALETNTPLVATNDCHYLNSEDAEAQDALLCVQTNKLISDEDRMRMGSNEFYFKTEEEMLEVFKDNPEFVHNSGYIADMCNVELEIGKLTPPHYKTPDGSDEREYLRRLAYEGLEIKTKGFNEDKRELYRKRLEHELNIIEQMGFSGYFLIVWDFINYAKKNKIPVGPGRGSAAGSLVSYCIGITDIDPIKYNLLFERFLNPERVTMPDIDVDFCAVRRDEVIHYVREKYGEHNVAQVITFGTMKAKAVVRDVARVLGFPYKEADRIAKMIPGDETLDGAIKSNPQLKSEIEKSDEVKKLFEISKVLEGVKRHASIHAAGVVISTEPIYKKCPLYKAPGEDTIATQFSKDLLEDIGLIKFDFLGLKNLTVIDETVRQIGDDFDISKIPLDDEKTFELLRSGDTLGVFQLESSGMQRLITELKPTVFEDLIALVALYRPGPLGSGMVQDFIDRKHGKKPIEYPLPELEDILKDTYGIILYQEQVMQIASKLAGYSLGEADILRRAMGKKKKEVMEEQRGIFVSRAVERGIDKAKAEEIFDLMAKFAEYGFNKSHSAAYAYIAYQTAYLKAHYPAYFMSALLTSEKNNTDQIAKYIEECNRMHITVLPPDINDSFHDFAVAEKDGEKVIRFGFSAIKNVGDAAIENIIETRKEGKFKDIFDFLKKVDTRKVNKKVIESLIKSGCFDSLGTDRATLLANLDTILDWANEKTKKSTKKMPSLFGAVKEEKENYPELKKVDNVSEEKILEYERELLGFFVSANPISKYKNLIEAIVNATSQTAKEKFDSELIMAGIPVSVRKTRTKRKETMAFVKFMDIDGTFEATVFPALYKDKGELFEKNKLLIVLGNLDPTTEKANLIVKDIIEYDKIDEFVRSVELILAEKDIEIIDKLKTIVERNKGDKPLYIRFKENDNLYTIQTLMKIAINNILLDALKRYNVRYRFKLNEEFGV
- a CDS encoding NAD-dependent epimerase → MKILITGVAGFIGFHLANRLASEGFDVFGIDNINDYYDVSLKYGRLKESGFEGSFEYGKVFKSSKYESYRFSKVDLKDKESIDRLFREEKFDAVCNLAAQAGVRYSLKNPYSYIDSNIYGFLNILEACRHFEVENLCFASSSSVYGLNKKQPFSEKDNVDHPISLYAATKKSNELMAHTYSYLYGVRATGLRFFTVYGPWGRPDMALFKFVKNILEDKPIDVYNYGKMERDFTYIDDIIEGVVRVIKNPAKPNDNWDALNPDPSSSKVAYKIYNIGNNSPVKLDRFIEIIEKELGKKAKRNLMPMQPGDVESTYADVSALIEDLDYKPYTPPEVGIKRFIEWYRSFYKI